ttcaaaagcaactgtggacagactagcaaaaaacttgattaaaaacaaaccCCCAGTACTATactcaaacaacaagaaacactgagctcagacacaGAAtgcattaacactagtctaggggcTGGATTAACACCTACCAGTAATCCTTGGAAACTCTTAGTCCTGTAGGAGGACCATAGCGCAATCATTCTGCAGCCAGGGGTGGGAAGCTGATTTAATCTGTCtgacctaaagaaaaggaaattatcaggtaagtagtaatttctcatttcttagcatccagacagatgcattcagaaccagtgggatgtacccaagctactcccgaacagtcCAGTCCAAGCTACtcccgcagtccagtcaaaaccgcacgtgcaaaggctgtgtcctcccaggcctgcatatccagatgataatacatggaaaaggtatgtaaggaggccCATGTCACAGCTCAGTAAATGTCGACAGGAggcaacaatctaacctccacccatgacattcCCTGAGCCCTAGCGGAATGAGCTCTTATCTGAGtgggcaatggcttttcagccgccacatatgtggccatgaccacctccttaatccagcaaactattgtagcccacgaagctggttCCCCCTGTTTTCccccaccatgaaggacaaacaggcgatctgactttcggaaaggtttagaaacctccagatatctcAAGATGTGTCTCTTGACATTCAAAGGATGCAACAGGCggtattcctccacatctctttccttatccaagaatggtaaggaaatggactgattcaagagaaaatctgagaccactttaggcaagaaggtATGCAACTGTACAGTATGAAACTGTACCGCTTCTGGAATCACCTGAAGgtacggctcccagcaagacaaggcctgcagcttggaaattctTTGCACAGAACAAATCACCAgtagaaacactgttttcaaggtcagtagcTGCAAGGAAAGACTACATAGTAGTCGaaacatagggcctgccaaaaaatccaactCAGGTTAAGACTCCATAAAGGAACCAGTAAATgtaagaaacgggccacatcaggatgagacgataagGATTCACTATTCACCGAGCCTCTGAAgcaggcaagagccactacctgtaccttcaaggaattaagggccaatcctttattcaacccatcctgcaaagattccaaaatgagcaggatcctaactgaacgaggaagcactccttgatcttcacacaaagcctcaaacactcgccaaacccgcacataggctaagaaagtggagaactttcgtgctcgtagcaaggtggcaatcagcgcagtagaatatccatgcttaaACAAGCGGGCCCTCTCAAGGGctataccataagacaaaacagagtcagatcttcatgaaggacaagcccctgctgcaacaggttcttGTGCGGCAGAAGATGAAGAGAggtttccaccaggagtctttgcagatctgcatactatGGCCTCTTGGACCAATCCGGTTCCACCAGAAGAATTGTCCCGCTGTGGCCTTCAAACCATTCTTCCCAATAAGGGCCACGtgggaaaggcatacagtagcTTGCCTTCTGGCCAGGCCTGCACAAGAGCATCGATCCCCAAGGACTTTGGGAtatctcctgcgactgaagaatgaaggaaccttcgcattgcgagaagtcaccagtaGGTCTAGAAATgaaaggccccagcgatccattATCAGCTGGAACACCTGGTCAGACAatatccattctcctggatccagactcttcctgttgagaaagtctgctcAGATCTCCTGAAcgcttccgcccattccataagttggccTATCTTTTGCGATACTTGCTGGCACTTGgatcctccctgccgattgatgtaagccactgttgttgcgtTGCCCGACATTATGCGGACTGCTCAACCCTGCAGCTTgcagctgaactgcaagcacgccaACTGAATCGCCCGGgattccagccaattgatgttccagagagactcttctgtattccagtgcccttgtgctgttagttcctgacagtaaGCTCCCCTACCTTGGAGGCTCACATCTATCAGTACCAACCAGACCTGCGACTTCAGGGAGACTCCCTTTCTCAaatgatccacttgcaaccaccactggaggtgagaacaaacttccatcggcaagtggagccgaatcgaatagtccAGAGAATGTGGGTTCCATCAAGAAAGCAGGGAATGCTGAAgtggacgcatatgcgcccttgcccaagttactacttccagggttgccaccatcaaccCAAGCACCTGCAAGTAGAATCACACTGTCGGGCATATAGCGTTCACCAAGAGATGCACATGCACCATCAACTTTTGAATACGAGCTTCCGGaagaaaaactttgccctgcttcatgttgaaCCGCACACCCAGAaattccaatgactgagatggctgaagactgcttttggctaagttcaccacccaaccgagctcctgcaacaaggagatcaccttgcaggtcaccagaTGGCTCTCTTCCAGATTCTTGGCTCGAATTAACTAGTCATCTAAATACAGGTGTATAAAGATACCATCCTTTCTCTGttctgccgccactaccactataACCTTGGTAAAgcttctgggagtggtggctagaccaaaaggcagcacccgaaaatgataatggcaccccagcaCCACAAAACACAAAAAGCGTTGGTGCTCCAATCAGAAAGAAATATGAAGGTAtacctcggacagatccaaggaggtcagaaattcccctgactatACGGTCATTATCACTGAACGCAATGTTGCCATGTGAAAGTGAGTAAtccgcaaatgacggttgactcctttgagatccaggaagggagaaaaggagtcctccttcttgggcacaacaaaattaatggaatatcgaCCCGTATTTTCTTGAAACGTGgttactggaaccacagccctcagactgagaagccttgatAGCGTACGCtcaactgcctgcttcttctggggGAGtgacagggagacaccatgaacacatcccgaggaatactgcgaaactccagtgcatattcTTCTCGTATTACTTCCAGGACATACTGATCCAATGTAATCTCGACCCaactctgataaaagagagactTCCCCCTATCTCCTTTTCTTGgcggtgggttggcaaacctttaTTGGAATGctcaggaggttccactacctgagcctgctccTCACTTGGGGtctctgggacgaaaggactgagatttGCCAGAAGGTCAAgccctctgtagggatgaaaatgcctggaacccctGAGATgatccctcataccaaaggggcgcggtgactgcttcttatcctccggcaatggAGGAACCGGGGATCTGCCCCACTTACTGGAtagcttctccaactcactcACAAACAAGAGTGAACCTTTAAAaagcaatttcataagattagctttggctgcccaatttctcagccataactgaagCTTGGCctctattaccgaagccactcctctggccgaggtgcggaccaaatcacagcctgcatctgataaaataaaagcggcagcaggttccataactgccctggaattcataTCAGAGTTATCAATCTCCTGAAAGAGAAGCAAAGAGCGAGCCACTagagaacaacaggaagctatctgcaatgtctttgccactgcttcaaatgcttgcttaaggatggcctcaatccttctatcatgcacatccttaaaggccgctcctccctccatggggatagtcatctgtttagagacagcacagacaagcacatccactttcggaaaacgcaGAAGCTCTCTCACCACTGTATCTAGGCTGTACAAGCCCTCCAAAGggccgaccccctttaaaatttgcctccggggcattccattcaagatcaattcttgaatggcctccataacgaGGAAAAAACAAGGGGCTTTATAcaaagaaactaaaatgggatttctctttggctcagacatgggatctgccccagggactcccagcatcttcaatgtctgggaaatcagggccactAATTAATCTCTacgaaagaaccgcaacatagttctatacggaTCCATTCTCGGAGGGATTTCCTTCATCCTTCagggagtcaggatctgcctcatcatcagtgccctcCGGATTTCTGTCAGAAACACATGCCGCCCGAGGTGTACTTTGGTGCTTAAATGCTATACCGGAAGAGGGGGAGGCCACCGCCTGAGGATCTGAACTGACAGGCTTGGACTGCACTGAGAACTATGCCTGAAGAatggattgcaatccttgaaaaaattctacccaagaaaaggcagaaggatccatgccaagacCAGAAAGAACTTGCGTggcacccacaaagctgccataCCCTGCTAAGGAACCAGTCAAGGCAGTTCCTAAGTCAGGCGACCCTCTTGACATATCCTTAACCAGGCCATCATCATGCTGGGAAGACCCAGGCTTAATAAAAATCAGATGAAGATAATTCTCCTTGAGCCTCTAAACATCACTGGTATAAGtcagagggcat
This genomic interval from Rhinatrema bivittatum chromosome 4, aRhiBiv1.1, whole genome shotgun sequence contains the following:
- the LOC115091243 gene encoding uncharacterized protein LOC115091243 — protein: MLGVPGADPMSEPKRNPILVSLYKAPCFFLVMEAIQELILNGMPRRQILKGVGPLEGLYSLDTVVRELLRFPKVDVLVCAVSKQMTIPMEGGAAFKDVHDRRIEAILKQAFEAVAKTLQIASCCSLVARSLLLFQEIDNSDMNSRAVMEPAAAFILSDAGCDLVRTSARGVASVIEAKLQLWLRNWAAKANLMKLLFKGSLLFVSELEKLSSKWGRSPVPPLPEDKKQSPRPFGMRDHLRGSRHFHPYRGLDLLANLSPFVPETPSEEQAQVVEPPEHSNKGLPTHRQEKEIGGSLSFIRVGSRLHWISMSWK